The following coding sequences are from one Hymenobacter sp. DG25A window:
- a CDS encoding sensor histidine kinase, translating to MRLNLTNKITLGFGMAALVLLLTAAVAYYSNQRLSFFTRQVSHSYQVLQATADLRSELRDAQASVRNYLLLGDTAYIRPFRRAEGNLSNHYATLRLLTSDNPAQQIRLDTLRAVIDQQMAELSGWTTVRVTSPTARTMIVRTQAQLERTRQLLNAIKNEEDLLLQDRDDSQNFYASTTPVALMVSALLAIALVLWLMRRILQELRANDMLQKELADINTATRQRIAIIDNLVEQIVQGDYSIKIKDEERDSLGRLTHSLNRMTKQLSEAFSSLQNRNRELDQFAYVASHDLKAPLRGIMTVVKWIEDELAQELSPQMRQYLDMMKGRLSRLEDLINGLLAYARAGRTTPRVEAVNVAELVREVADMVVPPTFQLHLSDLPIFTTDRLSLQQVFTNLFSNAVKYHDRGAGTIYVSSREVKKMYEFTVADDGPGIAREYREKIFLMFQTLRDRNTAESTGIGLSIVKKIIDEQKGSIWVEEAAHGRGAAFIFTWPKATTATPAPEPAVSVPS from the coding sequence ATGCGCTTAAATCTTACCAATAAAATTACGCTGGGCTTTGGTATGGCGGCCCTGGTGCTGCTGCTCACGGCGGCCGTGGCCTACTACAGCAACCAGCGCCTGTCGTTCTTCACCCGGCAAGTGTCGCACTCCTACCAGGTACTGCAGGCCACCGCCGACCTCCGCTCGGAGCTGCGCGATGCCCAGGCGTCCGTCCGCAACTATTTGCTGCTCGGCGACACGGCGTACATCCGGCCATTTCGCCGGGCCGAAGGAAACCTGAGCAACCACTACGCTACCCTGCGCCTGCTCACCAGCGACAACCCCGCCCAACAAATACGCCTGGACACCCTGCGCGCCGTTATTGACCAGCAAATGGCGGAGCTGTCGGGCTGGACCACCGTGCGCGTTACCTCGCCCACAGCCCGCACCATGATTGTGCGCACCCAGGCCCAGTTGGAACGCACCCGCCAGCTTCTGAATGCTATTAAAAACGAAGAAGATTTGCTGCTGCAGGACCGCGACGACAGCCAGAACTTCTACGCCTCCACAACCCCGGTAGCACTGATGGTTTCGGCGCTGCTGGCCATTGCGCTGGTGCTATGGCTGATGCGCCGCATCCTGCAGGAGCTGCGCGCTAACGATATGCTGCAAAAAGAGCTGGCCGACATTAACACAGCCACCCGGCAGCGCATTGCCATCATTGATAACCTGGTAGAGCAGATTGTGCAGGGCGACTACAGCATTAAAATCAAGGACGAGGAGCGCGACAGCCTGGGCCGCCTTACCCACTCCCTCAACCGCATGACCAAGCAGCTCTCGGAAGCATTCAGCTCCCTGCAGAACCGGAACCGCGAGCTGGACCAGTTTGCCTACGTGGCCTCCCACGACCTGAAAGCGCCGCTGCGGGGCATTATGACGGTGGTGAAGTGGATTGAAGATGAATTAGCGCAGGAGCTCTCCCCTCAGATGCGGCAGTACCTGGATATGATGAAAGGCCGCCTGAGCCGGCTGGAAGACCTCATTAATGGCCTGCTGGCGTATGCCCGGGCCGGCCGCACCACGCCCCGCGTAGAAGCCGTGAACGTAGCCGAGCTGGTGCGCGAAGTAGCCGATATGGTAGTACCGCCCACCTTTCAGCTGCACCTTTCCGATCTGCCCATTTTTACCACCGACCGCCTGAGCCTGCAGCAGGTATTTACCAACCTGTTCAGCAACGCCGTGAAGTACCACGACCGGGGCGCGGGCACTATCTACGTCAGCAGCCGGGAGGTGAAGAAGATGTATGAGTTTACGGTGGCCGACGACGGGCCCGGCATTGCCCGGGAGTACCGGGAAAAGATCTTTCTGATGTTTCAGACCCTGCGCGACCGAAACACGGCCGAAAGCACCGGTATTGGCCTGAGCATCGTTAAAAAGATAATTGACGAGCAAAAAGGCAGCATTTGGGTGGAAGAAGCCGCCCATGGGCGCGGCGCAGCCTTTATCTTTACGTGGCCCAAAGCCACTACCGCAACGCCCGCTCCCGAGCCCGCGGTTTCTGTTCCCTCGTAA
- a CDS encoding response regulator: MRSVLLVEDDFFDTMTVQKSFEKFSVPHKLYTAFNGLEALDLLLGRNGVEAIEPLPDVILLDLNMPKMNGYEFMAEIQNHPQLALIPVFIITTSAMDVDRLTAQNLGVRGYILKPLDFETSTDMVDSMSLLETLLK; encoded by the coding sequence ATGCGCTCTGTCCTACTGGTAGAAGATGATTTTTTTGACACGATGACCGTGCAGAAATCCTTCGAAAAATTTAGTGTGCCGCACAAGCTGTACACGGCCTTTAATGGCCTGGAAGCGCTGGATCTGCTGTTGGGCCGCAACGGTGTAGAAGCCATTGAGCCCCTGCCGGACGTAATTCTGCTGGATCTGAATATGCCCAAGATGAACGGGTATGAGTTTATGGCCGAAATCCAGAACCACCCGCAGCTGGCCCTTATTCCGGTCTTCATCATTACCACCTCCGCCATGGACGTAGACCGGCTGACGGCCCAAAACCTGGGCGTGCGCGGCTACATTCTTAAGCCCCTGGATTTTGAAACCTCCACCGATATGGTGGATAGCATGAGCCTGCTGGAAACCCTGCTGAAATAG
- a CDS encoding endonuclease III domain-containing protein — translation MPSLFESAEFDARQAKALLVHERLCQEYGAPFRFFSQKDALSELVSAVLSHRTRNQDSYKAYQQLRARFPAWEDVRDAPVAEVQAAISSCTWPEQKAPRIQAMLREISERCGGPCDLAFLADMPVAEARAWLESLNGVGPKTSAATLLFSTLRIPAMPVDSHHHRVAQRLGLISTKTGPDAAHEQLAALLPTGWDAQQVYDHHEAFMYHGQKCCYFQAPACGRCVVLDQCPYGQQRLGRPA, via the coding sequence GTGCCTTCCCTTTTCGAGTCTGCTGAGTTTGATGCCCGCCAGGCCAAAGCCTTGCTGGTGCATGAGCGCCTGTGCCAGGAATACGGCGCGCCTTTCCGGTTTTTCAGCCAGAAAGATGCTTTGAGCGAGCTGGTCAGCGCCGTTCTTTCCCACCGCACCCGTAACCAGGACTCCTACAAGGCTTACCAGCAGCTGCGGGCGCGCTTTCCGGCCTGGGAAGACGTGCGCGATGCGCCGGTAGCGGAAGTGCAAGCGGCCATCAGTTCCTGCACCTGGCCCGAGCAGAAGGCGCCCCGCATTCAGGCCATGCTGCGCGAAATCAGTGAGCGGTGCGGCGGCCCCTGTGACCTGGCCTTTCTGGCCGATATGCCCGTGGCCGAGGCCCGCGCCTGGCTGGAAAGCCTGAATGGGGTGGGCCCGAAAACCAGTGCCGCTACCCTGCTTTTCAGCACCCTGCGCATTCCGGCCATGCCAGTAGACAGTCACCACCATCGGGTGGCGCAGCGGCTGGGGCTGATATCGACCAAAACCGGCCCCGATGCGGCGCATGAGCAGCTGGCGGCTCTGCTACCTACCGGCTGGGATGCCCAGCAGGTGTATGACCACCATGAGGCCTTTATGTACCACGGGCAGAAGTGCTGCTACTTTCAGGCCCCGGCCTGTGGCCGCTGTGTGGTGCTGGACCAATGCCCGTACGGGCAGCAGCGGTTGGGGCGCCCCGCATAA
- a CDS encoding DUF167 domain-containing protein yields the protein MAILHIKAKPNARQNALLLAADGTITVRLKAPPQDGKANACLLEYLAQVLGQPKSNLELLTGHTAPFKKIAVAGLTDEQALAVLRQYASLS from the coding sequence GTGGCTATTCTGCACATCAAAGCCAAGCCCAATGCCCGCCAAAATGCCCTGCTGCTGGCGGCCGATGGCACCATCACTGTTCGGCTGAAAGCCCCGCCGCAGGACGGCAAGGCTAATGCCTGCCTGCTGGAATACCTGGCCCAGGTGCTGGGCCAGCCCAAATCCAACCTGGAGCTGCTGACGGGCCATACCGCCCCCTTCAAAAAAATAGCGGTGGCCGGCCTTACCGATGAGCAGGCCTTGGCCGTACTGAGGCAGTACGCATCACTTTCCTAA